From the Brachyhypopomus gauderio isolate BG-103 unplaced genomic scaffold, BGAUD_0.2 sc94, whole genome shotgun sequence genome, one window contains:
- the fnip2 gene encoding folliculin-interacting protein 2 isoform X7 yields the protein MESSWATAEFDLAQIRLIVYQDCERRGRQVLFDSKAIRKLDPFEQNAEETPSKSGACRISSRESQKDTQPTYQYTRPASDVNMLGEMMFGSVAMSYKGSTLKIHHIRSPPQLMVSKVFSTRYGSSNTGSTSTLQDSFESISQTCPSHSSSIGDPVSGVWRLYSSAVALGYSLGSAPQLSFAAHSNPVDMPGRGRSEDGDSGIARSASLSSLLATPLPSPGSSSSSGCASSYQRRWLRSQATSLQHGPIPRCSTEEMFNLSDESCGSNPGVGRRKKVAVSIIITLPEKDEESSSFQEFFFSHFPLFESHMNKLKSAIERAMIVCRRVAEPSQRVQVYLCRVMEALGEFRMTVWNLYMAPRITEPVWLTMVSQSAERNPLCQRFLKEMSLLMEHGAKNQFLPALLTAVLMYHLAWVPTVMPSNHLPIKPVCQKHTSQTMDLLAKSHPYNALWAQLGDLYGALGSPVRVCRTVVVGRRRELVQRVLYVLSYFIRCSDLQENVQPQGQTDSPANPCPAQPAGPAPCPERTSEKPLTTPGSGDVKADLGPERTNEKMLRPDLDSADPSIGSERTNEMAVATTFPQITSDMLESAEVGLECFGESTISVGVGLEHILANQSPPVHRVQFTIGSPREGRTDGQLGDSVRTGCGRDFHRKLPHRIMTDIQQNTSLDSFPGNSEEEESTPRRPCTETREYEVPLPRLPDTHTLTTTHRHTHTHNHTHTRTTTHTHAQPHTQTRTTTHRHTQTHTHAQPHTDTHTHTQPHTDTHTHNQTHTHTHNHTNTHARTTTHAHTCTTTHTHTHAQSHTHTHNHTHNHTCTTTHTHNHTHTHAQPHTRTTTHTHTHNHTHAQPHTRTTTHTHTHNHTHTRIFVCFYTFLPSAVILDSVAMTSDFNSVIF from the exons ATGGAGAGCAg ttgggCGACAGCTGAGTTTGATCTTGCTCAGATCAGATTGATTGTGTATCAGGATTGTGAAAGAAGGGGCCGCCAGGTTCTGTTTGACTCCAAAGCTATACGGAAGCTGGACCCATTCGAACag AATGCAGAGGAGACGCCCAGCAAAAGTGGCGCCTGTCGGATCAGCAGCAGAGAAAGCCAGAAAGACACTCAGCCTACATATCAG TACACCAGACCGGCTTCCGACGTGAACATGCTTGGGGAGATGATGTTTGGCTCTGTTGCCATGAGCTACAAGGGCTCGACGCTAAAGATTCACCATATACG GTCTCCTCCTCAGCTGATGGTCAGTAAAGTTTTCTCCACGCGATATGGCAGCAGCAACACTGGTAGCACCAGCAC TCTACAAGACAGTTTTGAATCCATAAGCCAGACGTGCCCGAGTCACAGCAGCAGTATAG GTGATCCCGTTTCAGGAGTGTGGAGGTTATATAGCAGCGCTGTTGCCCTGGGTTACTCcctaggctccgccccccagctCAGCTTTGCAG CCCACAGTAATCCTGTGGATATGCCAGGGAGAGGGCGCAGTGAAGATGGGGACTCTGGCATCGCCcgctcag CATCGCTAAGCAGCCTCCTGGCCACGCCCCTTCCTTCTcctggctcctcctccagcaGTGGCTGTGCCAGCAGTTACCAGCGGCGATGGCTCCGCAGCCAGGCGACCAGCCTGCAGCATGGCCCTATTCCTCGCTG cagcACCGAGGAGATGTTCAACCTATCGGACGAGAGCTGTGGCTCAAACCCCGGTGTGGGCCGGCGGAAGAAGGTCGCCGTCAGCATCATCATCACTCTTCCCGAGAAGGACGAGGAGAGCAGCAGCTTCCAGGAGTTCTTCTTCTCCCACTTCCCCCTGTTCGAGTCTCACATGAACAAGCTCAAGAGCGCCATCGAGAGG gcaaTGATTGTGTGCAGAAGAGTAGCGGAGCCTAGTCAGAGAGTGCAGGTGTATTTGTGTCGAGTTATGGAGGCATTGGGCGAGTtcag GATGACCGTATGGAACCTGTACATGGCACCAAGAATTACCGAGCCTGTCTGGCTGACCATGGTATCCCAGAGTGCCGAGCGAAACCCGCTGTGTCAGCGCTTCCTGAAGGAGATGAGCCTCCTCATGGAGCACGGGGCCAAGAACCA GTTCCTCCCGGCCCTCCTAACCGCTGTCCTCATGTACCACCTGGCCTGGGTTCCCACGGTGATGCCTAGCAACCACCTGCCAATCAAACCTGTCTGCCAGAAACATACCTCCCAAACAATGGATCTGCTGGCCAAGTCTCACCCATACAATGCCCTGTGGGCTCAgctgg GGGATCTCTACGGCGCCTTGGGCTCTCCAGTGAGGGTGTGTCGCACCGTGGTTGTCGGGCGGAGGAGGgagctggtccagcgtgtcctgTACGTCCTGTCCTACTTCATCCGATGCTCGGACCTACAGGAGAACGTCCAGCctcagggacagacagacagtccgGCCAATCCTTGCCCTGCTCAGCCAGCAGGTCCCGCCCCCTGCCCTGAAAGGACCAGTGAAaaaccactcaccaccccaGGCTCAGGGGATGTGAAGGCTGACCTTGGCCCTGAAAGGACCAATGAAAAAATGCTCAGACCTGATTTGGATTCTGCAGATCCTTCCATAGGTTCAGAAAGGACCAATGAGATGGCTGTTGCTACCACTTTTCCTCAAATTACCAGTGACATGTTGGAGAGTGCAGAGGTTGGATTGGAATGTTTTGGGGAGAGTACCATTTCTGTGGGGGTGGGATTAGAACACATTTTGGCCAATCAGAGTCCTCCTGTGCACAGGGTTCAATTCACCATTGGCAGCCCTAGGGAGGGGAGGACTGACGGACAGCTCGGAGATTCGGTCAGGACAGGGTGTGGGCGGGATTTCCATAGGAAGTTACCTCATAGGATTATGACAGACATACAGCAGAACACAAGCTTGGATAGCTTCCCTGGCaacagtgaggaagaggagtcaACACCTCGACGACCATGCACAGAGACGCGGGAGTACGAAGTGCCCCTTCCGAGGttaccagacacacacacactcacaaccacacacagacacacacacacgcacaaccacacacacacacgcacaaccacacacacacacgcacaaccccacacacagacacgcacaaccacacacagacatacacagacacacacacacgcacaaccacacacagacacacacacacacacacaaccacacacagacacacacacgcacaaccagacacacacacacacgcacaaccacacaaacacacacgcacgcacaaccacacacgcacacacatgcacaaccacacacacgcacacacacgcacaatctcacacacacacgcacaaccacacgcacaatcacacatgcacaaccacacacacgcacaaccacacacacacacacgcacaaccacacacacgcacaaccacacacacacacacgcacaaccacacacacgcacaaccacacacacgcacaaccacacacacacacacgcacaaccacacacacacacgcatttttgtttgtttttatacttTCCTGCCCAGTGCTGTAATTCTGGATTCTGTGGCGATGACTAGTGACTTTAATTCAGTAATTTTTTAA
- the fnip2 gene encoding folliculin-interacting protein 2 isoform X6, translated as MESSWATAEFDLAQIRLIVYQDCERRGRQVLFDSKAIRKLDPFEQQNAEETPSKSGACRISSRESQKDTQPTYQYTRPASDVNMLGEMMFGSVAMSYKGSTLKIHHIRSPPQLMVSKVFSTRYGSSNTGSTSTLQDSFESISQTCPSHSSSIGDPVSGVWRLYSSAVALGYSLGSAPQLSFAAHSNPVDMPGRGRSEDGDSGIARSASLSSLLATPLPSPGSSSSSGCASSYQRRWLRSQATSLQHGPIPRCSTEEMFNLSDESCGSNPGVGRRKKVAVSIIITLPEKDEESSSFQEFFFSHFPLFESHMNKLKSAIERAMIVCRRVAEPSQRVQVYLCRVMEALGEFRMTVWNLYMAPRITEPVWLTMVSQSAERNPLCQRFLKEMSLLMEHGAKNQFLPALLTAVLMYHLAWVPTVMPSNHLPIKPVCQKHTSQTMDLLAKSHPYNALWAQLGDLYGALGSPVRVCRTVVVGRRRELVQRVLYVLSYFIRCSDLQENVQPQGQTDSPANPCPAQPAGPAPCPERTSEKPLTTPGSGDVKADLGPERTNEKMLRPDLDSADPSIGSERTNEMAVATTFPQITSDMLESAEVGLECFGESTISVGVGLEHILANQSPPVHRVQFTIGSPREGRTDGQLGDSVRTGCGRDFHRKLPHRIMTDIQQNTSLDSFPGNSEEEESTPRRPCTETREYEVPLPRLPDTHTLTTTHRHTHTHNHTHTRTTTHTHAQPHTQTRTTTHRHTQTHTHAQPHTDTHTHTQPHTDTHTHNQTHTHTHNHTNTHARTTTHAHTCTTTHTHTHAQSHTHTHNHTHNHTCTTTHTHNHTHTHAQPHTRTTTHTHTHNHTHAQPHTRTTTHTHTHNHTHTRIFVCFYTFLPSAVILDSVAMTSDFNSVIF; from the exons ATGGAGAGCAg ttgggCGACAGCTGAGTTTGATCTTGCTCAGATCAGATTGATTGTGTATCAGGATTGTGAAAGAAGGGGCCGCCAGGTTCTGTTTGACTCCAAAGCTATACGGAAGCTGGACCCATTCGAACag CAGAATGCAGAGGAGACGCCCAGCAAAAGTGGCGCCTGTCGGATCAGCAGCAGAGAAAGCCAGAAAGACACTCAGCCTACATATCAG TACACCAGACCGGCTTCCGACGTGAACATGCTTGGGGAGATGATGTTTGGCTCTGTTGCCATGAGCTACAAGGGCTCGACGCTAAAGATTCACCATATACG GTCTCCTCCTCAGCTGATGGTCAGTAAAGTTTTCTCCACGCGATATGGCAGCAGCAACACTGGTAGCACCAGCAC TCTACAAGACAGTTTTGAATCCATAAGCCAGACGTGCCCGAGTCACAGCAGCAGTATAG GTGATCCCGTTTCAGGAGTGTGGAGGTTATATAGCAGCGCTGTTGCCCTGGGTTACTCcctaggctccgccccccagctCAGCTTTGCAG CCCACAGTAATCCTGTGGATATGCCAGGGAGAGGGCGCAGTGAAGATGGGGACTCTGGCATCGCCcgctcag CATCGCTAAGCAGCCTCCTGGCCACGCCCCTTCCTTCTcctggctcctcctccagcaGTGGCTGTGCCAGCAGTTACCAGCGGCGATGGCTCCGCAGCCAGGCGACCAGCCTGCAGCATGGCCCTATTCCTCGCTG cagcACCGAGGAGATGTTCAACCTATCGGACGAGAGCTGTGGCTCAAACCCCGGTGTGGGCCGGCGGAAGAAGGTCGCCGTCAGCATCATCATCACTCTTCCCGAGAAGGACGAGGAGAGCAGCAGCTTCCAGGAGTTCTTCTTCTCCCACTTCCCCCTGTTCGAGTCTCACATGAACAAGCTCAAGAGCGCCATCGAGAGG gcaaTGATTGTGTGCAGAAGAGTAGCGGAGCCTAGTCAGAGAGTGCAGGTGTATTTGTGTCGAGTTATGGAGGCATTGGGCGAGTtcag GATGACCGTATGGAACCTGTACATGGCACCAAGAATTACCGAGCCTGTCTGGCTGACCATGGTATCCCAGAGTGCCGAGCGAAACCCGCTGTGTCAGCGCTTCCTGAAGGAGATGAGCCTCCTCATGGAGCACGGGGCCAAGAACCA GTTCCTCCCGGCCCTCCTAACCGCTGTCCTCATGTACCACCTGGCCTGGGTTCCCACGGTGATGCCTAGCAACCACCTGCCAATCAAACCTGTCTGCCAGAAACATACCTCCCAAACAATGGATCTGCTGGCCAAGTCTCACCCATACAATGCCCTGTGGGCTCAgctgg GGGATCTCTACGGCGCCTTGGGCTCTCCAGTGAGGGTGTGTCGCACCGTGGTTGTCGGGCGGAGGAGGgagctggtccagcgtgtcctgTACGTCCTGTCCTACTTCATCCGATGCTCGGACCTACAGGAGAACGTCCAGCctcagggacagacagacagtccgGCCAATCCTTGCCCTGCTCAGCCAGCAGGTCCCGCCCCCTGCCCTGAAAGGACCAGTGAAaaaccactcaccaccccaGGCTCAGGGGATGTGAAGGCTGACCTTGGCCCTGAAAGGACCAATGAAAAAATGCTCAGACCTGATTTGGATTCTGCAGATCCTTCCATAGGTTCAGAAAGGACCAATGAGATGGCTGTTGCTACCACTTTTCCTCAAATTACCAGTGACATGTTGGAGAGTGCAGAGGTTGGATTGGAATGTTTTGGGGAGAGTACCATTTCTGTGGGGGTGGGATTAGAACACATTTTGGCCAATCAGAGTCCTCCTGTGCACAGGGTTCAATTCACCATTGGCAGCCCTAGGGAGGGGAGGACTGACGGACAGCTCGGAGATTCGGTCAGGACAGGGTGTGGGCGGGATTTCCATAGGAAGTTACCTCATAGGATTATGACAGACATACAGCAGAACACAAGCTTGGATAGCTTCCCTGGCaacagtgaggaagaggagtcaACACCTCGACGACCATGCACAGAGACGCGGGAGTACGAAGTGCCCCTTCCGAGGttaccagacacacacacactcacaaccacacacagacacacacacacgcacaaccacacacacacacgcacaaccacacacacacacgcacaaccccacacacagacacgcacaaccacacacagacatacacagacacacacacacgcacaaccacacacagacacacacacacacacacaaccacacacagacacacacacgcacaaccagacacacacacacacgcacaaccacacaaacacacacgcacgcacaaccacacacgcacacacatgcacaaccacacacacgcacacacacgcacaatctcacacacacacgcacaaccacacgcacaatcacacatgcacaaccacacacacgcacaaccacacacacacacacgcacaaccacacacacgcacaaccacacacacacacacgcacaaccacacacacgcacaaccacacacacgcacaaccacacacacacacacgcacaaccacacacacacacgcatttttgtttgtttttatacttTCCTGCCCAGTGCTGTAATTCTGGATTCTGTGGCGATGACTAGTGACTTTAATTCAGTAATTTTTTAA
- the fnip2 gene encoding folliculin-interacting protein 2 isoform X11: MLGEMMFGSVAMSYKGSTLKIHHIRSPPQLMVSKVFSTRYGSSNTGSTSTLQDSFESISQTCPSHSSSIGDPVSGVWRLYSSAVALGYSLGSAPQLSFAAHSNPVDMPGRGRSEDGDSGIARSASLSSLLATPLPSPGSSSSSGCASSYQRRWLRSQATSLQHGPIPRCSTEEMFNLSDESCGSNPGVGRRKKVAVSIIITLPEKDEESSSFQEFFFSHFPLFESHMNKLKSAIERAMIVCRRVAEPSQRVQVYLCRVMEALGEFRMTVWNLYMAPRITEPVWLTMVSQSAERNPLCQRFLKEMSLLMEHGAKNQFLPALLTAVLMYHLAWVPTVMPSNHLPIKPVCQKHTSQTMDLLAKSHPYNALWAQLGDLYGALGSPVRVCRTVVVGRRRELVQRVLYVLSYFIRCSDLQENVQPQGQTDSPANPCPAQPAGPAPCPERTSEKPLTTPGSGDVKADLGPERTNEKMLRPDLDSADPSIGSERTNEMAVATTFPQITSDMLESAEVGLECFGESTISVGVGLEHILANQSPPVHRVQFTIGSPREGRTDGQLGDSVRTGCGRDFHRKLPHRIMTDIQQNTSLDSFPGNSEEEESTPRRPCTETREYEVPLPRLPDTHTLTTTHRHTHTHNHTHTRTTTHTHAQPHTQTRTTTHRHTQTHTHAQPHTDTHTHTQPHTDTHTHNQTHTHTHNHTNTHARTTTHAHTCTTTHTHTHAQSHTHTHNHTHNHTCTTTHTHNHTHTHAQPHTRTTTHTHTHNHTHAQPHTRTTTHTHTHNHTHTRIFVCFYTFLPSAVILDSVAMTSDFNSVIF, from the exons ATGCTTGGGGAGATGATGTTTGGCTCTGTTGCCATGAGCTACAAGGGCTCGACGCTAAAGATTCACCATATACG GTCTCCTCCTCAGCTGATGGTCAGTAAAGTTTTCTCCACGCGATATGGCAGCAGCAACACTGGTAGCACCAGCAC TCTACAAGACAGTTTTGAATCCATAAGCCAGACGTGCCCGAGTCACAGCAGCAGTATAG GTGATCCCGTTTCAGGAGTGTGGAGGTTATATAGCAGCGCTGTTGCCCTGGGTTACTCcctaggctccgccccccagctCAGCTTTGCAG CCCACAGTAATCCTGTGGATATGCCAGGGAGAGGGCGCAGTGAAGATGGGGACTCTGGCATCGCCcgctcag CATCGCTAAGCAGCCTCCTGGCCACGCCCCTTCCTTCTcctggctcctcctccagcaGTGGCTGTGCCAGCAGTTACCAGCGGCGATGGCTCCGCAGCCAGGCGACCAGCCTGCAGCATGGCCCTATTCCTCGCTG cagcACCGAGGAGATGTTCAACCTATCGGACGAGAGCTGTGGCTCAAACCCCGGTGTGGGCCGGCGGAAGAAGGTCGCCGTCAGCATCATCATCACTCTTCCCGAGAAGGACGAGGAGAGCAGCAGCTTCCAGGAGTTCTTCTTCTCCCACTTCCCCCTGTTCGAGTCTCACATGAACAAGCTCAAGAGCGCCATCGAGAGG gcaaTGATTGTGTGCAGAAGAGTAGCGGAGCCTAGTCAGAGAGTGCAGGTGTATTTGTGTCGAGTTATGGAGGCATTGGGCGAGTtcag GATGACCGTATGGAACCTGTACATGGCACCAAGAATTACCGAGCCTGTCTGGCTGACCATGGTATCCCAGAGTGCCGAGCGAAACCCGCTGTGTCAGCGCTTCCTGAAGGAGATGAGCCTCCTCATGGAGCACGGGGCCAAGAACCA GTTCCTCCCGGCCCTCCTAACCGCTGTCCTCATGTACCACCTGGCCTGGGTTCCCACGGTGATGCCTAGCAACCACCTGCCAATCAAACCTGTCTGCCAGAAACATACCTCCCAAACAATGGATCTGCTGGCCAAGTCTCACCCATACAATGCCCTGTGGGCTCAgctgg GGGATCTCTACGGCGCCTTGGGCTCTCCAGTGAGGGTGTGTCGCACCGTGGTTGTCGGGCGGAGGAGGgagctggtccagcgtgtcctgTACGTCCTGTCCTACTTCATCCGATGCTCGGACCTACAGGAGAACGTCCAGCctcagggacagacagacagtccgGCCAATCCTTGCCCTGCTCAGCCAGCAGGTCCCGCCCCCTGCCCTGAAAGGACCAGTGAAaaaccactcaccaccccaGGCTCAGGGGATGTGAAGGCTGACCTTGGCCCTGAAAGGACCAATGAAAAAATGCTCAGACCTGATTTGGATTCTGCAGATCCTTCCATAGGTTCAGAAAGGACCAATGAGATGGCTGTTGCTACCACTTTTCCTCAAATTACCAGTGACATGTTGGAGAGTGCAGAGGTTGGATTGGAATGTTTTGGGGAGAGTACCATTTCTGTGGGGGTGGGATTAGAACACATTTTGGCCAATCAGAGTCCTCCTGTGCACAGGGTTCAATTCACCATTGGCAGCCCTAGGGAGGGGAGGACTGACGGACAGCTCGGAGATTCGGTCAGGACAGGGTGTGGGCGGGATTTCCATAGGAAGTTACCTCATAGGATTATGACAGACATACAGCAGAACACAAGCTTGGATAGCTTCCCTGGCaacagtgaggaagaggagtcaACACCTCGACGACCATGCACAGAGACGCGGGAGTACGAAGTGCCCCTTCCGAGGttaccagacacacacacactcacaaccacacacagacacacacacacgcacaaccacacacacacacgcacaaccacacacacacacgcacaaccccacacacagacacgcacaaccacacacagacatacacagacacacacacacgcacaaccacacacagacacacacacacacacacaaccacacacagacacacacacgcacaaccagacacacacacacacgcacaaccacacaaacacacacgcacgcacaaccacacacgcacacacatgcacaaccacacacacgcacacacacgcacaatctcacacacacacgcacaaccacacgcacaatcacacatgcacaaccacacacacgcacaaccacacacacacacacgcacaaccacacacacgcacaaccacacacacacacacgcacaaccacacacacgcacaaccacacacacgcacaaccacacacacacacacgcacaaccacacacacacacgcatttttgtttgtttttatacttTCCTGCCCAGTGCTGTAATTCTGGATTCTGTGGCGATGACTAGTGACTTTAATTCAGTAATTTTTTAA